In Desulfofalx alkaliphila DSM 12257, the DNA window CTCTGATTTAAATGAAAAAGTAAAATGTTGTTTAACTGATTTCCATAATGGAAATGGACCTGAATATTTCCCTAGTCTGATGGAAGATTATGTATTGACATATCACAAGTTACTATATAGAACCATTACAAAACTTGATAATTATTTTGATTCAAACGAACTTTACTGCTTATTTGATATATTTAATGCAATCAAATATTCGCCAAAGATATCAGCAAATAGATTTCTACTTTTAGAAACAACTGATGTATTAGAAAATGAGCAATGGATGATTGAAAAATGGAAAGTTGACAATAAGGTTCTTATAGACAAAATCAATAAATTATCTGAGTTTCAGGCTTTCGCAATGATTATGATTATCTACAAATTTTGGAGAGATACAGATCGATACAAAGATGATTTATCCCTTTTGTTTAAGGATGATACTGAAAAAACTCTTATTTAAAAAATATTATGAAAGGAATGATTATTTATGGCAAACCTTACATTACCAACAAAATTATTGTATGAACAGATGAAAACTGGTCAGATGTTATCAATAAGAATTTATAGTCCGCAACTGAAGAAACATCAAACTGCTTTTGTAATAAAAGATTTTGCAAAAAATATAAAGTATATTCTAAATAACACTAACACTGCAAGCGCACGATGTTGCGTAAATGTTTCCGGAAATGCTGCTTCATTAATTTATTTAATAGGTTTTGGTGAGCATAACAACCCCCTCTATAACTATTGGTTTAACTATCATTCAAAGTCAATAAACACACACGAATTAGAAGATCTTTCATATCAAGACACTGTAGATTATTTATTAGTTGATCACAAAAATAAATTGAGAGAGGTATTAAGAATTAAGAATATTTTAGTTGATGCTGCTCCAATATATGTTAATCTTGCAAAAGAGATGTATTGGACCCCTTCCGAATTCAAACAACTACAAAATAATATAATGAGAGACTTTAAAACTTATAGAGAAATCTGGAACTCCATCCCAGTGAATATGAGTGCATAATCTTTAATTTCAAGTATATTAACATCCTTCAACCCTGTTGTCCACCTAGGGTGGAGGATGTTTATTATTTTCACTTCTTCTTAAGAAATCATAAACAGTTGTATGGCTTGTCCCCATTAATTTTGCAACCGTTGACACGCTGTTATACTTTAATAGCCGTATTAATTCCTCTCTCCAATAATCCCCGAAATCCACAATCCGAGAATATCTATACTTGTCTTCTTTTTTCGTATCAGGTCCACGTCTCAAATATGAAAAACCACAATTTGGACAGGTAAAATATCCTATTGGACTCTTGGTTTTATAATTATTTTTTATTTCTACATTCTCAATGACCTGTTTCTTATATTGTTTGCAAACAGGATTTAGACAAGGATACGGCCCTTTCCCAAAAGGTAGGTACTCTACATTTTCATTAAATAACACTTCTGGTGATAGACCTAAAAATCTCATAAATAATATATGTTTTAATGGATCTTCGATAGTTGCTTTGTTCCATCCCATTTTTAAAAGCCAATTACTGTTATTAGTCTTCCTAATTGTATTATGAGTCATCTGAAGTATCTCACTGCCCCAAAAGGCTTCAAAATCAGCAATAAGTTTTTTCTGCCTTAGACTGCCATTCACTGTTGCATACTCCAATATCTTCAACTGATTTAAATACTGTTCCTTAATATTAGTATTAATAACAGGGTTATTTAATACCCAGCACATATCATCTGCAATAATCAGTAATTTTTCATAGGTTCTTTGCTCATACACAACCTCATTTTCAACAATGCAGTTTTTCTCCCTTGCTGCTACATATTTATATTTATTGTCCTCAAGTGATACACTGCTATTATAAATAGGTATTTTATGGTGAGGACAAATATAGATGCCTCTTATCTGATGAACCCTATGCCAATATAATTCGCCATATCTATCCATATCTTCTTTATTGCACTTTGGACAAAATCTAAGAAATTTATTTTCAGCCAGTGGGTTTATTATGCCTGTTATTTTGTTGTATATTTCAACATCCCCATGCAACATATACTGTCTTATTATTCTCCTGTTCTCAGGACTTAAAAAGACCGTATAATAGGGAAATAGGGTATGTTCGAATATTAGCCTATCTACATCAAAAGGACTGTTTAAGGGCATATTGTGGACCAAATTTGCCAATAATGTTGGGAATTCCAGGCTACAAACTATACGCTTTACATTAAACAGATCCCTCGCAGTTTCACTTCCATTGAAATTTGGACTTTTAACATGATATCTAGCAAAAACACTATATAATATTTCATCTGGGTACGGTGTAGGGAAAAAAGTCATCATATAACTTCAAATCCTTTAATTAACCCATGATTTTTCAATATATCATAAGCAGTTAGGCCTGCCTCCTTATTCTGCACCATAACTCTAATATCATTTTCTGCACTTGGAGGCATCTTCTTTGTTCTAACTTTCACTGGCTTTTCATTATTTTCTACTGTAGGTGGCTTGGAAGTGGTAGGTATTACAAACCTATTCCGATTAGGCAACTCATAATTTAAATCAATATTGCCAGTATATATGTCAGGATATTTTACTATTTCCATTACATTACCTGTCCTTAATGCATTTAACATTGGCTTTACCAGCCTTAAACTTTCGTCAGCCACTTGTTTAATTAATTCAGGTGTTATTGTCTCAATCCCGCTTGAAATTGCCTTTGTTTGAGCAAGAGCATAAAGTTTCACTGTTATATCAATTATTCCTTGGGATTGATCATATAGGGTATCTATTAATTCATCAGTCAGAGCATTAGGCCTTTTCGTCCATTGATAGC includes these proteins:
- a CDS encoding ATP-binding protein, whose protein sequence is MTVLETDYYSRFGSGKLSVDNMLVAMSNIAKSISLGLLVIDEIQNLSKSKSGGADRMLNFFVTLVNTIGLPVLLIGTPEAMGVLQGKFRQARRGSGQGDLVFERLDNDINFKLLVSAIWGYQWTKRPNALTDELIDTLYDQSQGIIDITVKLYALAQTKAISSGIETITPELIKQVADESLRLVKPMLNALRTGNVMEIVKYPDIYTGNIDLNYELPNRNRFVIPTTSKPPTVENNEKPVKVRTKKMPPSAENDIRVMVQNKEAGLTAYDILKNHGLIKGFEVI
- a CDS encoding TnsD family Tn7-like transposition protein, whose amino-acid sequence is MMTFFPTPYPDEILYSVFARYHVKSPNFNGSETARDLFNVKRIVCSLEFPTLLANLVHNMPLNSPFDVDRLIFEHTLFPYYTVFLSPENRRIIRQYMLHGDVEIYNKITGIINPLAENKFLRFCPKCNKEDMDRYGELYWHRVHQIRGIYICPHHKIPIYNSSVSLEDNKYKYVAAREKNCIVENEVVYEQRTYEKLLIIADDMCWVLNNPVINTNIKEQYLNQLKILEYATVNGSLRQKKLIADFEAFWGSEILQMTHNTIRKTNNSNWLLKMGWNKATIEDPLKHILFMRFLGLSPEVLFNENVEYLPFGKGPYPCLNPVCKQYKKQVIENVEIKNNYKTKSPIGYFTCPNCGFSYLRRGPDTKKEDKYRYSRIVDFGDYWREELIRLLKYNSVSTVAKLMGTSHTTVYDFLRRSENNKHPPP